The following coding sequences are from one Arachis hypogaea cultivar Tifrunner chromosome 7, arahy.Tifrunner.gnm2.J5K5, whole genome shotgun sequence window:
- the LOC112703135 gene encoding LOW QUALITY PROTEIN: probable receptor-like serine/threonine-protein kinase At4g34500 (The sequence of the model RefSeq protein was modified relative to this genomic sequence to represent the inferred CDS: deleted 1 base in 1 codon), whose translation MAATSTESTAGALPELTNRTTFLGLKLYVLVLFFLAIVVALLIVIYVCFRRSSRSSKKGKMRVKHSSGAIPLVSKEIVEVNALDLADHLKMEKEEEEDTVVDVDPNRKQKQKQQKKKKKEECEIKVEGIIEGSEKRREEESVESSPNIGWGRWYSMSEVEEATNGFAEGNVIGEGGYGIVYRGVLRDGSVVAVKNLLNNKGQAEKEFKVEVEAIGKVRHKNLVRLVGYCAQGAKRMLVYEYVDNGNLEQWLHGDVGPVSPLTWDIRMRIAVGTAKGLAYLHEGLEPKVVHRDVKSSNILLDKNWNAKVSDFGLAKLLGSEKSYVTTRVMGTFGYVSPEYASTGMLNECSDVYSFGILLMELITGRSPIDYSRPPAEMNLVDWFKGMVTSRRGDELVDPLIEIKPSPRSLKRALLVCLRCIDLDVIKRPKMGQIVHMLEADDYPFRSEVHTIREKDPSPSHTTVAFPTRQVESVHKPSWRR comes from the exons ATGGCAGCAACCTCCACGGAATCCACCGCTGGTGCTCTGCCGGAGCTGACCAACCGAACTACATTTCTAGGTCTGAAGCTGTACGTGCTAGTGCTGTTTTTTTTGGCGATCGTGGTGGCATTGTTGATCGTGATTTATGTGTGCTTTCGGCGTAGCAGCAGAAGCTCGAAGAAGGGGAAAATGCGAGTGAAGCACAGCTCAGGCGCGATCCCACTGGTTTCAAAGGAGATTGTGGAGGTTAATGCATTGGATCTCGCGGATCATCTcaaaatggaaaaagaagaagaagaagacacggTCGTTGATGTTGATCCTAATCGGAAGCAAAAACAGAagcagcagaagaagaagaagaaggaggaatgtGAGATCAAGGTTGAGGGAATAATAGAAGGGAGTGAGAAGAGGAGGGAGGAGGAGTCGGTGGAGTCTTCGCCGAACATAGGGTGGGGACGGTGGTACAGCATGTCGGAAGTGGAAGAAGCGACGAATGGGTTTGCGGAAGGGAATGTGATCGGAGAAGGAGGGTATGGGATTGTGTACAGAGGTGTTCTTCGCGACGGTTCTGTCGTCGCTGTCAAGAATCTTCTTAACAACAA GGGCCAAGCAGAGAAAGAGTTTAAGGTGGAGGTTGAGGCCATTGGAAAAGTGAGGCATAAGAATTTGGTACGTTTAGTTGGATACTGTGCACAAGGTGCTAAGAG GATGCTTGTTTATGAATACGTTGACAATGGAAATTTGGAGCAGTGGCTACATGGTGATGTAGGCCCTGTTAGCCCCTTGACATGGGATATACGAATGAGGATTGCTGTTGGAACTGCCAAAGG ATTAGCCTACTTGCATGAAGGCTTAGAACCCAAAGTTGTGCACCGAGATGTAAAATCCAGTAACATTCTTTTGGACAAAAATTGGAATGCCAAAGTATCTGATTTCGGACTGGCCAAGCTCTTAGGCTCAGAGAAAAGCTATGTCACAACGCGTGTAATGGGAACATTTGG ATATGTTTCACCTGAGTATGCAAGCACAGGAATGCTCAATGAGTGCAGTGATGTGTATAGCTTTGGGATTCTACTAATGGAGCTAATTACAGGAAGAAGTCCTATTGATTATTCCAGACCACCTGCAGAG ATGAACTTGGTTGACTGGTTTAAGGGAATGGTAACAAGTCGTCGCGGCGATGAGCTAGTCGATCCTTTAATTGAGATTAAACCCTCTCCAAGATCTCTGAAGCGAGCTTTGCTGGTTTGTTTGCGCTGTATAGACTTGGATGTCATTAAGCGACCAAAGATGGGTCAAATTGTTCACATGCTTGAAGCTGACGATTACCCATTTCGTTCT GAGGTTCATACA ATTAGAGAGAAAGACCCTTCTCCTTCTCATACAACTGTTGCTTTTCCAACAAGGCAGGTGGAGTCAGTACATAAACCAAGCTGGAGGAGATGA